atgcataggacaaatttcaccacacctagtgtgtgacaatcattggtactttaacttagatgtgcacactgagGCCACACCAGgaacacacctgtcccaaacctgactaaataccaagtttaatgttttattattataatcaaatgacagaagtcatttccatgggattaatttctaaaataagtgttttggcccacttacaatgacagtaacacaacatattgttgttcatgagctgtgtactagtattgtatgtctgggtgggggtcctgctttggaaataatttgtacccctttccgatatcgcatttagttcccactaaaacattcacatgttgcacaatgagatgtaaacatcatgtgtacattcctgtaactttctgtttgtaaaatatatctttattagtatttctttaatataataacatcatttcatgattaatagttatacattaagattaaattaagaattatttatttattttcactaaagaagggttcggtgaatgcgcaactggtggggttcagtacctctaacaaagttaagaaccactgctctggagCCTACGTTAGCTGTCACCTGACTgtgctacactctggacaagtcactagTTCATTACATAAAACAGTCGCCAGTTGATTGTAGAGCAAGGATGCGACTGTGCATGTGTGTTACACACAATTGTATTGTGACACATTCAACTTCTACTCAgtaagaaacattgttcttaataaTTACTGAATCATGACCTTAGTTACCTTATCATGATGTGTTTCATGTGCTCTTGTAAAATGTgtcattgaataataatacagcatttacataataatactcTGACTTGTTAAGTGTCCATCGTGAAAGAAAATGAAACAAATTGTGTGCATGACGCCAGGCACTGTCAAGAAGAGTAaaaaagacaaagattgaaggtggcaatgaatggggTAGAGGGGCCCACAAAGATACTCTTTCAGAGGGACCACAATTCCCAGCAAGGGCCTTGACAAGCAATATTAAATAGATGATAAATAACTATGATAtcaataaatgtaacaatgttaTATAGCAAAGTAAAAGTTGTGTTTCTTATCTAAGTAAATGTAACTGGTTACTACTCACCTATGTGGATAAGTGTGTTCACTTTTGACAGCtacgacaaaataaaagtcaaaacataataaaaatgatttatttgtcaTAAGAAACCATCTTTATCTTTCGCGACGGTCGCTGCGTTTAGAAACAAGCAtgcagtcaatgtttggcttcaccgtgtctaatttcactttcactttctttgatattgtgccagcagaagcgtctgcctcacacttttcccccacgttcagcactttggccacagccagtcaatgggattaaaagtgacaaacatctttttgtttcgtgctgacatcatgaacttgtttttattctttcttctggtcgtgcaaatgcacagcgtgacgcctggtaagtcctttttataactttataaatgatTATTCATCAATTCTCTTTGTGCCTTCACTTATTTCACTTTTGAGAGTTTCTATTACTTATTAATTATATTCATTCTTATATTATTCAAGCTCTTTATTACTTCATCCTGgttatttttaaacatattttattgttttccttttttctttatcactcaaaaaaatattcaaagtgttCCAAGAAAGTTCTAGAAGCAGAGAAATCCTTTATTTGTTTTcgcttcagttttttcttgttgaaagacttatttttccaaggcttgtaagaaggAACACTGACTTCCTGAAATCTTCAACCACGGAAGTGTCAGAAAGTAATCAAGTGTAGTAACATCAtcccgccacaaggtgtcagtaagagtcgacATCAAATGGGCAGAACAGCTTGTGTTCATATTCAGCCTCCATTGGAGAAAAGatatgtttattttcaaaatgttcaaagtgtcaacagatgtccaataataaaatatattattcatgtgttgTACTTGTCATAGAACACCATGTGAGTCTTGACTGTGATATCTAGCAGTGTTTGATGTTGACTTTAAGACCCCACTGAAGactgaatgagctcaaatattcacagtgcaagattgttgaacatgaaactaaataataaaaagtcATCTTGTTGTTGTGTTCTTCTTTCAGTGATTCACACGCTGCAGTATTTCTACACTGCgtcctctcaagttccaaacttcccagagtatgtgattgttggttatgttgatggagttgagattagttactatgacagcaacatcaggaaaacagaatccaaacaggactggatgaacaaaatcacagcagaggaTCCAAAATACTGGCAGAGACAAACAGAGATCAGTGTTCGTCATGAGTTAATTGACAAACACAACCTTGAAGTTCTTAAGAAGCGTTTCAACCAaactggaggtttgtttatgttgaactttctactacttcaatatatttgatgtactcttgttatactgtagtaaaacacacattactgcactgatataccttgtctctgtccatcccataataacctacacaaatactgtgtgtgtgtgtgtgtgtgtgtgtgtgtgtgtgtgtgtgtgtgtgtgtgtgtgtgtgtgtgtgtgtttgtctgtgtgtgtttgtgtttgtgtgtttgtgtgtgtgtttgtgtgtgtgtgtgtttgtgtgtgtgagtgtgtttgtgtgtgtgtgtgtgtgtgtttgtgtgtgtgtgtgtgtgtgtgcgtgtgtgtgtgtttgtgtgtgtatgtgtgtgtttttgtctgtgtgtgggtgtgtttgtgtttgtgtgtgttgtgtgtgtgtttgtgtttgtgtgtgtgtgtgtgtgtgtgtgtttgtgtgtgtgtgtgtgtgtgcgtgtgtgtgtgtttgtgtgtgtatgtgtgtgtttttgtctgtgtgtgggtgtgtttgtgtttgtgtgtgttgtgtgtgtgtttgtgtttgtgtgtgtgtgtgtttgtgtttgtgtgtgtgggtttgtgtgtgtgtttgtgtgtgtgtgtgtatgtgtgtgtgtttgtgtgtgtgtttgtgtgtgtctgtgtgtttgtgtttgtgtgtgtgtttgtgtatgtgtttgagtgtgtgtttgtgtgtgagtgtaattgtgtgtctgtgtttgtgtgtttgtatgtgcgtgtgtgtgtgtgtgtgtttgtgtatgtatttgtgtgtgtgtttgtgtgtgtgtttgtgtttgtgtgtgtgtttgtgtgtgtgtttgtgtgtgcgagtgtgtttgtgtatgtgtgtgtgtgtgtttgtgtgtgtaattgtgtgtgtgtgtgtgtgtgtgttcgtgtttgtgtgcgtgtgtgtgtgtgtggtgtgttcgtgtttgtgtgtgtgtgtgtgtgtgtgtgttcgtgtgtgtgtgtgtgtgtgtgtgtgtgtgtgtgtgtgtgtgtgtgtgtgtgtgtgtgtgtgtgtgtgtgtgtgtgtgtgtgactgctttacaacactttgtgtgtctcaggtgttcacattgtccagtggatgtcaggatgtgaatggaatgatgagactgatgaggtTAAAGGTTGGCGTCAGTCAGgttatgatggagaagatttCATATCGTTGGACATGAAGACATGGACATATACTGCAGCAAAACCACAAGCTTTCCCCTCCAAACTCAAGTGGGACCAGAACATATTTCTACTAGACTACCAGAAGTATTATTTCACTGAGGAAtgtccttcttacttgaagaagcatgtgaagaatgggaagaaggtcctaatgagaacaggtagaagcacaccttgtactttcaccttttaacatgttagcactccccctataggaacattactgacattacactctgtctctttatactcttttctctttctctcaccttctctccatctttatttccatccacaccttctctccattttacctccatccacaccgtctctccatctttacctccatccacaccgtctctccatctttacctccatccacaccttctctccatctttacttccatccacaccttctctccatctttacctccatccacaccttctctccatctttacttccatccacaccttctctccatctttacctccatccacaccttctctccatctttacttccatccacaccttctctccatctttacctccatccacaccttctctccatctttacttccatccaaaccttctctccatctttacctccatccacaccttctctccatctttacctccatccacaccttctctccatctttacctccatccacaccttctccccatctttacttccatccacaccttctctccatctttacctccatccacaccttctccccatctttacttccatccacaccttctctccatctttacctccatccacaccttctctccatctttacctccatccacaccgtctctccatcttaacctccatccacaccttctatccatctttacctccatccacactttctatccatctttacctccatccacaccttctctccatctttacctccatccacaccttctctccatctttacctccatccacaccttctccccacgttgtcttctgttcacacgtgacatcacttcctgtgcagagcttccagaggtgttcctcctccagaagacgccatcctctccagtcacctgcatggcgacaggtttctaccccgacttagccgacctgttttggaggaaagacggcgagcagatcttcgaggacgtggagcacggagagctgctccccaaccacgacggaaccttccagatgtcggtggagctgaaagtggaggtgacggccgaggtggagggcaagtacgaatgtgtgttccagctgtctggcgtcaaggaggacctggtcaccaagctggagagaagaagcatcctgagcaacgcaagccatgaaggtgagaaagacacatttaGTTGGAGATGTTTCCCATCACAAGTCCACCTGTCACCATTATTGATCCATGTCACCATGACAACGCTTGACGTCTGCATGCAAAGTAGTCATGAAGGTTTCCTCTTCATGCTTTGTCACTCCACTTGTGCTTTTTTGCTCTCCACAGACAACTGGAGCGTCGCCCTCGCTGCCACGGCGGCGGTCGTCGCTGTGGCGGCCGTCCTGGCGGCCATCATCATCGCCATGGTCAGGCGTCACAGAAACAGACAAGGTGAGGGACACCAATGtcctccgtcttcttcttcttcttcttcttcttcttcttctcggtccaggccgtgagttgatgctttcatccgggctgcatgttttagttgccttccagccaaacactcaaagatccacagagacagagcgcacactctcacatagaaacacgtgaggaaaaagtccatttcaccttgtttcactttcatttcagcCCAGTACGATCCAGCTCGTAAGTAAAACATCTTTTCTTTGAGCCGCAAGAAACAAAGCCGTGGTGAAGCGTCACTCACATGGAGGTCTGATGTGGACCTTTGTTACAAGTTTAGCCTGAAAATCCCAACTTGAGCTgactccttcacaataaaagaccctcctgtgagcacacgcaatacaaagtgtggcatatctcacgtttgacatgagtcctcatgatgaggatcagccaaatgagacctcaagtgtgctgactcatcaagaaggtatcctagtcaggaagtagaagagcagACATGTTTCCAAGTCACACCTCAAAGATCTGATGTGAGTGACGAGGCACCTTCTGGATGTTCTTCCTTCACCGTTTGCGTTTGTCCCTCAGCTCGCCACGGCGGCGTGGAGCTCTCCGAGAAGGTGGCGGCTGAAGGCTGAGTAAGTCTGCACCTCCAAATGTTCTTGTGTGAAGATGATGTTCAACTTGCTTCTGTTGGGAATGTGCtgagtcatcttcttcctccaggatgctttgtgcactggaacacAGAGAGATGTCTCCATCGCTGAGGGACGTCATGGAGATGTGCTTTGTTCTTCATCCCACTGCTCCTCACGCTATTCCATCTATTATTATTTGGCCGTTAAAATACTTTCAACATTAAACGCTGGTGGCTAGAAAATCATTCGGGGCTCACGTTTAATGGCCTTGACATCATGACGAGGATTTCTTCTTTCTTTGAATGGCCGCTGCTTATGATCAATATCACATTGTGTCACATCTCTGTCAATAAATCCGTTTGTTCTCCACTCGTCTCGCACTGCTTTCTTGGCGACCAGGAAGGCTCTCGCTCATAACAAGGGTAGAAAtaagtcatttttatttatcttgtattttttcattcaacacttaaatccctaGATCAGTTTCAGGTTTATCTGTCCATatcatattctttttttaatatgttatgccctttttgtcaaaaccctgttttgttatggcaaaaccactaaataataatttttactaAACGTAACTGcaatcttaaataggtcaataattcataacatcattgattttaattcattattttttgagcaatgacaattaaaaaatgtcttaaaaattttaaaaatgtatttatttttttactttcaacacttaagtctctcaataaacttcagatccatccctcgtttctgtgacgacctgtcacgtcaggtgtcacatggtctgtttgcgtttgtgtttatctcctagtcagcgctcttattttggtcccacttcctgtttgtctccctgagcgcttttccctcctcacctgtcgctgattggcagcctggccacacctggtcatggggtgagggtgatgggtcaaatgcagaggataatctcaccacacctagtgtgtgtgtgacaatcattgctactttaacttgaactaaccagctggcttctatttatgcctgcctcgccctccagtcagggctcaaggattgttttgttaaaggttactctggtttgctgtatgctgcttatgcttctgttcacttccctgctgcacctccTTGTGCTCCCTGTGGGAATTAAAAGACTCTCACCTGCACgtcgtcctcctgtctcctgcatcttggggtcacaactagagCAGCCATGCGAGTATGTGACAGCTtcttcattttttatttgtttttgcccttttagtcaaaaaccttttgtttttaaggcaaacacaaaatatccaaTATTTTTCCGGAAAAATATTTAGAAGTCAAATGTTTtaagtgacgtaattggagccttgaatagtttaaataattgataatatcattgagtttgattcattattatttttgagcaatgacagctttaaagagaaaacaacctgcatggcagctttattacaatcaacaatgcaacttttctttgttacatttcacctgttttcacctcttttattacacaatttagttttttttatatattatttgtagaatgtgtcgtgggacgttaaaagattagctgcgggccgcaaattccGCCAAAGAATGTTTTCATTGGGTTATCTCACAAAATGAAACAGAAAATCTTGATATTGCTTTTACTTCTGCTATCAGGCAATGTGCAACCAAATGCAGGACCCAGCTTCAATAACATCAGTACTGCTGATGAATTTAGAGCCGGGTCAGGCCTCCATTTCAATAATAGGAGTCTCCTGCCAAAATTAGACTTAGTCAAAATCTGGATTCCAGCAAGAAAATACAGAgttccttatcttatcttaaggTGGCTAAGTAAAGCAGTCTCTGACAAGGACGTTGCTATTAATGCATATAATGTCTTCCCATGCCATCGTCCTGGAAAAGGTGGAGGAATGGccatacaaacaactttaacactgttacaaatatgcgccacactgtgaacccacaccaaacaagaatgacaaactttcgggagaacatctgcactgtaacacaacataaacacaacagaaaaaatacccagaatcccttgcactactaactcctccgggacgctacaatatacacccccgctaccaccaaaccccgccccccaaccccgcccaactCAACACCACCACActcgccctaaccctaaccaaataactctaaattaagtttttattacttagaatatgttcccctagtgtccaaaaaactctaaattaaatatttgttacttagtgttaccaaaaacatataactttgtcttcaatttgaaatttttgttttttaatttttcactaaagaagggttgggtgaatgcgcgtatgaaagtggtggggttcggtacctccaacaaggttaagaaccactgcactaaacaatttgaacttgacgtgtatttctggtcttgtcatcctggtccggacagaagggcgacacggcagtgcggctggatcaaaaatgAGGTCAGAGACGCTtgactgaacaaaaagttgctttattacaagcgagcgtggtCAAGTCCAACAagtggcactcctaacttggagaagccgaagcagttttatattcctccttcctgtcacaTAGCAACATCCCATCTTATTGCCCATGTATTGCCTGAACTACTCCAGTCTACATGCAAATGTCAAACTAACTATTTaatgatgtgctcaaactgaaatactactaattacttcaagtgatggtgtgtgtgatagagtaggttactctggatgcagaatgctggtctgatatcttcttaggacaaggactccggtcagagagtagggcacagagaggctttccggcactctttaatgatgaagttgaacaattgtagtataggtgtgtgtggggtgtgtgtgtggtctaaagggaacacatacaaataatgactaggatacatttaggcaatataatatgcaataatacaacaggatatgtataatattatatataatatactctacaatgtgttataaaacaaatatacaaacaaatgtacatgaactattaaagcagtccataagagatgaatggagaataagcactgttgatttagacagcgatttaaacgtggtctgtgtcgccctctagtggtaggatagggtaactactgtaACAAAAAGTATCAACAGGGCggaagttgagctggcgaattatgtcgtcaagcagaaacattgttgcaaacaaacactcgtttaaggctacatctaacacattataggcattttagctttaataaccgtgctatattcgacgtatacttacattttagtcaggaacgcacacaatgctgtttacacaagagcccatattacgcagaaacgctacaaacaggaaattacgtctcagactagatcgccaaattaagagcacgggaaatctaacatctcaaaactgcgtcagaataagataagactaaaacactttctgacagtgtgctttctccaagatattcaccatatgagttcattaatgcacttcaaactccttgccctgcagcttgaattctgccatggccaagctctcttcattgtaggctgttagagacctccctctgtatcatttaaaaatacaatcatgtgtgcttactaggggtgtgggaaaaaaatcctattcgaattcgaatcgcgattctcacgttgtgcgattcagaatcgattctcatttttaaaaactcgattattttatttatttatttttttaattaatcaatccaacaaaacaatacacagcaataccataacaatgcaatccaattccaaaaccaaacccgacccagcaacactgcaataaacagagcaattgagaggagacacaaacacgacacagaacaaaccaaaagtagtgaaacaaaaatgaatataatcaacaacagtatcaatattagttacaatttcaacatagcagtgattaaaaatccctcattgacattatcattagacatttataaaaacaaaaaaaagaacaatagtgtcacagtggcttacacttgcatcacatctcataagcttgacaacacactgtgtccaatattttcacaaagataaaataagtcttatttttggttcatttaatagttaaaacaaatttacattattgcaatcagttgataaaacattgtcctttacaattataaaagctttttacaaaaatctactactctgcttgcatgtcagcagactggggtagatcctgctgaaatctatgtattgaatgaagagagaatccttttgaatcttaGCAAAAATCTTAGCCACATGATTATCAAATGTAATAGGAAAATTAATTCATACTGACCAAACTGGCTTCATGGAAGGTCGACAATCTTCAGACAATACAAGGAAATTGTTTAATGTTATTTACTATGCTAGAAGTCTCCCTTATCCCACAGCAGTATGTACTGTTGAtgcggagaaggcattcgaccgcatAAACTGCTCATTTATGTTTTGCACATTAcgtaaatttggatttggagatcATGTTATACAATGGATTAAGATGCTTTATACAAGGCCCATGGCATCAGTCAAAACCAATAATCATATTGCAGAACCTTTTTCGTTAAAAAGAGGAGTTAAACAGGGATGTCCTGCATctggattattatttaatttggttATTGAACCCTTAGCTGCAAAAATAAGAAGTGAAAATAATATTCATGGTATAAAAATTGTCTCTCAGTGTAATAAGCTATGGGTGTATTGTGACGACATAATTCTCTAGCTGTCACATGTTAACTCCTCTCTACACTATATCAATaatgtcatcactgaatatggctGTTTATCAAGATATAAAGTCCATTGGGACAAATGTGAAATATTACCACTTAATAAACACTGCAAGAAATCACAAGTtcagaactccaaaattaaatggaAAGAGGCAGAAATCATACATCTAGGACTACACATTACACCAAACCTTTATACAAGTAGAGATCTAaatcttaaacatttaaaaaataagatagaaTCCAAAATTGAACGCTGGTCACGTCTCCAAATATCACTTTGGGGTCGGGTGAACATAGTAAAAATGAGTATACTGCCAGCAGTTAATTATATACTGAAAATGATGCCTGTCCTAGTtaataaaagttggtttaagaaaatacatacaatgaTATCACATTTGATCTGGTGTGGAAAGAAGGCCAGATGTTCATACTTAAGGTTGTCTTGTACACAAGATAAAGGAGGACTACAATTACCAAacttcttacattattatatctcctTCGCTTGTGAACATGCAAGCCACTTATTTCATTCTTCTGCAGATAAGGACTGGagcaacatagaaaaaaatatgttaatgaatttggacattgatgtggggagtttatattatattaaaaaaatacctaatgagttgaggcagagcccaatagaagccacctttaacattctaaaactgtGCCAGAAAATACTAGGAATCAACCCAATGACATCTGTCAATCAACAGCtttggtacaatcctaatattatcattaataaaaatgtggttaaatggacaacatggaaagacagaggtattactaaacctcatcatattattaataaaaactattttaaaccgttcaatgatttagttgatca
This genomic interval from Nerophis lumbriciformis linkage group LG07, RoL_Nlum_v2.1, whole genome shotgun sequence contains the following:
- the LOC133609158 gene encoding major histocompatibility complex class I-related gene protein-like; amino-acid sequence: MNKITAEDPKYWQRQTEISVRHELIDKHNLEVLKKRFNQTGELPEVFLLQKTPSSPVTCMATGFYPDLADLFWRKDGEQIFEDVEHGELLPNHDGTFQMSVELKVEVTAEVEGKYECVFQLSGVKEDLVTKLERRSILSNASHEDNWSVALAATAAVVAVAAVLAAIIIAMVRRHRNRQARHGGVELSEKVAAEG